One Desulfobulbus propionicus DSM 2032 DNA segment encodes these proteins:
- a CDS encoding YchJ family protein translates to MHPFTSCPCGSGVVYADCCEPLLSGRSRANTALALMRSRYTAYVRAAVGYLLATWHPSTRPSTIDSTTIPAWCDLVILRTDRGGEKDGEGVVEFRATARTGDGLIHLHEISRFVCEEGQWFYVAGQLVEDGPDRRADKVGRNSPCPCGSGKKFKRCCGP, encoded by the coding sequence ATGCATCCTTTCACCTCTTGTCCTTGCGGTTCCGGTGTCGTCTATGCCGACTGCTGCGAGCCTCTTCTTTCCGGGCGAAGCAGGGCGAATACCGCCCTGGCCTTGATGCGCTCGCGCTACACCGCCTATGTTCGAGCCGCGGTCGGCTACCTGCTGGCCACCTGGCACCCTTCCACCCGCCCGTCGACCATTGATTCAACCACCATTCCCGCCTGGTGCGACCTGGTGATCCTGCGCACCGACAGGGGGGGAGAGAAAGATGGCGAAGGGGTGGTTGAATTCCGCGCCACCGCCCGTACCGGTGATGGCTTGATCCATCTTCATGAAATCAGCCGATTTGTATGTGAAGAGGGACAGTGGTTCTATGTGGCGGGCCAACTGGTCGAGGATGGGCCCGACCGCCGCGCCGACAAGGTGGGCCGCAACAGCCCCTGTCCCTGTGGCAGCGGCAAGAAGTTCAAGCGCTGCTGCGGCCCCTGA